Proteins encoded by one window of Lactobacillus sp. ESL0684:
- a CDS encoding sugar porter family MFS transporter — MVLVEQKNKKISSNYVYFFGSFGGILFGYDIGVMTGALPFLQNDWNLTNATIVGWITSAVMFGAIFGGSVAGQLSDKLGRRKMILISAVIFALFSIMSMLSPNNGSTYLIIIRVLLGLAVGAASALVPAYMSEMAPANARGSLSGLNQTMITSGMLLSYIMDFLLKGLPEPWNWRLMLGLAAVPAVILFLGVLRLPESPRFLIKHGKEAQARQVLSYIRKNDEEISTEINEIKLAAEQENSASEKTTWGSLFSSKYRYLVIAGVGVAAFQQFQGANAIFYYIPLIVEKATGSKASSALMWPIIQGIILVTGSLVYIAIAEKFNRRTLLILGGTVMGLSFLLPSVINIINPHANPIMIVVFLCIYVAFYSFTWAPLTWVLVGEIFPLAIRGRASGLASSLNWVGSWAVGLLFPMMTASMSQEMVFGIFGVICILGVLFVKFFVPETKGHTLEEIEEAGTNHNK; from the coding sequence ATAGTTTTGGTCGAACAAAAAAATAAGAAAATATCTAGTAACTATGTTTACTTTTTTGGTTCTTTTGGTGGGATTTTATTTGGTTATGATATAGGAGTGATGACTGGTGCATTGCCTTTCTTACAAAATGATTGGAATCTGACTAATGCCACAATCGTTGGTTGGATTACGTCTGCAGTTATGTTTGGTGCAATTTTTGGTGGATCTGTAGCTGGTCAATTGTCTGATAAATTGGGTAGAAGAAAAATGATTTTAATTTCAGCAGTTATCTTTGCCTTATTCTCTATTATGTCGATGTTATCACCAAATAATGGTTCAACTTATTTAATAATTATCAGAGTTTTATTAGGTTTAGCAGTAGGTGCAGCATCAGCACTAGTTCCAGCTTATATGTCAGAGATGGCCCCTGCTAATGCTCGTGGAAGTTTGTCTGGTTTGAATCAAACGATGATAACTTCTGGAATGCTTTTGTCATATATTATGGACTTTTTATTAAAGGGATTGCCGGAACCTTGGAATTGGCGTTTGATGTTGGGTCTGGCTGCAGTTCCAGCAGTTATCTTATTTTTAGGAGTTCTGCGTTTACCAGAGTCACCACGATTTTTAATTAAACATGGTAAGGAGGCACAAGCTCGTCAAGTTCTGTCATATATCAGAAAAAATGATGAAGAAATTTCAACAGAAATAAATGAAATCAAGCTAGCAGCTGAGCAAGAAAATTCAGCATCTGAAAAAACCACTTGGGGTTCGTTATTTAGTAGCAAGTATCGTTACTTAGTGATAGCTGGTGTCGGTGTAGCAGCTTTCCAACAATTCCAAGGCGCTAATGCGATATTTTACTATATTCCATTAATTGTTGAAAAGGCTACTGGTAGTAAGGCGAGTTCTGCTTTAATGTGGCCGATTATTCAAGGAATAATTCTAGTGACTGGCTCTCTAGTTTACATTGCTATTGCTGAAAAGTTTAATCGGCGTACGCTATTAATCTTAGGTGGCACAGTAATGGGACTTTCATTCTTATTGCCATCTGTAATTAATATTATTAATCCACATGCTAACCCAATAATGATCGTAGTCTTTTTATGTATCTATGTTGCATTCTATTCGTTTACATGGGCGCCATTAACTTGGGTATTAGTTGGAGAAATATTTCCGTTAGCAATCCGTGGACGGGCTTCTGGCCTAGCGTCATCGCTTAACTGGGTTGGTTCCTGGGCAGTAGGATTATTGTTTCCAATGATGACAGCTTCTATGTCACAAGAAATGGTTTTTGGCATTTTTGGCGTTATCTGTATTTTAGGAGTTTTGTTTGTTAAATTCTTTGTGCCAGAAACTAAGGGTCATACTTTAGAAGAAATTGAAGAAGCAGGAACAAATCACAATAAGTGA
- a CDS encoding GntR family transcriptional regulator has protein sequence MKSDYLIIKEKIKKEITFGNFKVNQKLPTENELMSRFDMSRYAVRKALTELQNEHLIYKVQGSGMFIQDWNKKWQVNPESKTIGLICTHIADYIFPKIISQIDAEIGEQEYSLLLANTHNHPEKERESLIKLLDSQVAGLIIEPSESAKPSPNLDIYQRIAKSKIPLLFINAEYSGLKFPSITNDDRSAEKKLIKYLLDLGHRYILGIFQVDDLQGVHRMEGFAQAYQESNANLSNSNIIMYSSHDSFQTISKKIDLYLKSTDSLPTAIACYNDSLAVQVLDMLRKRKINVPHNISLVGFDDFDSAAYLTPSITTMNYERTTVGKEAGRGILKLIQGQKFNSIVHQPKMKIRTSVDVPVR, from the coding sequence ATGAAAAGCGACTATCTCATAATCAAAGAAAAAATAAAAAAAGAAATAACTTTTGGCAACTTCAAAGTTAATCAAAAGCTCCCAACAGAAAATGAATTAATGTCACGCTTTGACATGTCACGCTATGCGGTTCGCAAGGCTCTAACTGAACTACAAAACGAACATTTAATTTACAAAGTTCAGGGTAGCGGGATGTTTATTCAAGATTGGAATAAAAAATGGCAGGTTAACCCAGAAAGCAAAACTATTGGGTTAATCTGCACACACATTGCTGATTATATTTTTCCAAAAATCATTTCTCAAATCGATGCAGAGATTGGTGAACAAGAATACTCACTCTTGTTAGCCAATACTCATAATCATCCTGAAAAAGAACGTGAAAGCTTAATTAAATTGCTTGATTCACAAGTTGCTGGTCTAATTATCGAGCCTAGCGAAAGCGCAAAACCTAGTCCCAATCTTGATATCTATCAGCGAATCGCCAAAAGCAAAATTCCATTACTTTTTATTAACGCTGAATATTCCGGCTTGAAATTTCCATCAATTACTAATGATGATCGCTCTGCTGAAAAGAAACTAATTAAATATCTGCTTGATTTAGGCCATCGGTATATTTTGGGTATTTTTCAAGTTGATGATCTCCAAGGAGTTCATCGTATGGAGGGTTTTGCTCAAGCATATCAAGAAAGTAATGCTAATTTATCTAATAGTAATATTATCATGTATAGTTCACATGACTCCTTTCAAACTATTAGCAAGAAAATTGATTTGTATCTGAAAAGTACTGATTCTTTACCAACCGCTATTGCCTGTTATAACGATAGCTTGGCCGTTCAAGTACTTGATATGCTAAGAAAAAGAAAAATTAATGTTCCTCATAATATCTCATTAGTCGGTTTCGACGATTTTGATTCTGCGGCTTATTTAACGCCAAGCATAACTACCATGAATTACGAACGCACTACCGTTGGGAAAGAAGCTGGCCGTGGAATTTTGAAATTGATTCAAGGACAAAAGTTTAATTCAATCGTTCATCAGCCAAAAATGAAAATCCGTACGTCCGTTGATGTACCAGTTAGATAA
- a CDS encoding amino acid ABC transporter ATP-binding protein — protein sequence MIELRNVVKKYGDNIILKGVNLTVNDGEVVVIIGPSGSGKSTMLRQMNLLEQPTSGKILVDGEVVSGKVKAEVTRQTHEKIGMVFQQFNLFPHYTVMENIIHAPKTVKHEDNETATKEAIELLNQVGLVDKKDSYPTSLSGGQQQRIAIVRALAMHPKALLFDEPTSALDPEMVEEVLKVMKGLAKAGMTMVVVTHEMGFAKQVADRVLFVDEGQVLEENTPKEIFENAQHERTKDFISKILYA from the coding sequence ATGATCGAGTTGCGTAATGTTGTTAAGAAATATGGTGATAATATAATCTTAAAAGGAGTTAACTTGACAGTTAATGATGGTGAGGTTGTAGTTATTATCGGGCCGTCTGGATCTGGCAAGAGTACCATGCTTAGACAGATGAACTTACTTGAACAGCCTACTAGTGGAAAAATTTTAGTTGATGGCGAGGTTGTGTCAGGAAAGGTAAAAGCTGAAGTAACCAGGCAAACACATGAAAAAATTGGTATGGTATTTCAACAATTTAATCTGTTTCCTCATTATACTGTTATGGAAAATATTATCCATGCCCCAAAAACTGTTAAACATGAAGATAATGAAACTGCTACTAAGGAAGCTATTGAATTGTTGAATCAGGTAGGACTTGTTGATAAAAAAGATAGTTATCCAACCTCATTAAGTGGTGGTCAGCAACAACGGATTGCAATTGTCCGTGCACTTGCAATGCATCCGAAAGCTTTACTATTCGACGAACCAACTTCAGCTTTGGATCCGGAAATGGTTGAAGAGGTTCTAAAGGTTATGAAGGGATTGGCTAAAGCAGGTATGACAATGGTTGTAGTTACTCACGAAATGGGTTTTGCCAAGCAAGTAGCTGATCGAGTTTTATTTGTTGATGAAGGCCAGGTATTAGAAGAAAATACTCCTAAAGAAATTTTTGAAAATGCCCAGCATGAGAGAACTAAGGATTTTATTTCTAAAATTTTATATGCATAA
- a CDS encoding amino acid ABC transporter permease, with the protein MLQSFSFLSKYWVLFLTGVKVTIELAVISIILGLILGIIVALMKRSQIKLVSVIAKMYIGFIRDTPLLVQIYIVYIGLPMVLGINIPDFMTGVISLTLYSAAYIAEIIRSGIESLPQGQTEAALSLGMSKSRVMTDIILPQAFKNILPALGNQLIGNIKDSSLVSVLGISDLMFSAQTVRGSTALGLQPMIIASLLYLLMTWILNVGLSFIERKLKVNDRVA; encoded by the coding sequence ATGTTACAAAGTTTTTCATTTTTAAGTAAGTATTGGGTGCTATTCCTTACTGGGGTAAAGGTTACTATCGAACTGGCGGTAATTTCAATTATTTTGGGTTTAATCTTGGGAATCATTGTTGCATTGATGAAACGTTCCCAAATAAAACTGGTTTCTGTAATTGCTAAGATGTATATCGGATTTATTCGTGATACGCCTTTACTAGTTCAAATTTATATTGTTTATATTGGATTACCCATGGTTTTAGGAATCAATATTCCAGATTTTATGACGGGAGTTATCAGCTTAACTCTTTATTCAGCAGCTTATATTGCGGAAATTATTCGCTCGGGGATTGAGTCTTTGCCACAAGGACAAACAGAGGCTGCACTGAGTTTAGGAATGTCCAAGTCACGGGTTATGACTGATATAATCTTGCCACAAGCGTTTAAGAATATTTTGCCCGCACTAGGCAATCAACTTATTGGCAATATTAAAGATTCGTCTTTGGTATCTGTATTGGGAATTTCTGATTTAATGTTTAGTGCGCAAACCGTGAGAGGGTCAACTGCTTTAGGACTGCAACCAATGATTATCGCCTCGTTGCTATATTTACTAATGACATGGATTTTGAATGTTGGTTTGTCATTTATTGAAAGGAAACTGAAAGTTAATGATCGAGTTGCGTAA
- a CDS encoding transporter substrate-binding domain-containing protein — MKNKFYKKLLIVMVTLGMALVMLSGCSKKNNETSVSSIKDKGTLTIGMINSNPPYEFQNSDNVVQGADIPLIKKVAKELGVKYKIKTMDFDGLLPALQGNKVDMLITAMSPTPERKQGAKFSKVYYRSTNTLLVRKSEAKKYENTKNFANATIAVVNNSTQEEMLKKLYPKAKFKKLSKVTDLALAVNNGKADACSIDVPTATILARKNPKLQITSFRHKDSSLGAAIAMPKNASSDLVKTVNKVVTENKAQYAQWVIDYAKKVK; from the coding sequence ATGAAAAATAAATTTTATAAAAAATTATTAATTGTAATGGTAACTCTAGGAATGGCATTAGTTATGCTTTCAGGTTGCAGCAAAAAGAATAATGAAACATCAGTCAGTTCAATTAAGGATAAAGGAACGTTAACGATTGGAATGATTAACTCAAATCCACCGTACGAATTTCAAAATTCTGATAATGTAGTGCAGGGAGCTGATATTCCGTTAATAAAAAAGGTTGCCAAAGAATTAGGGGTTAAATATAAGATAAAGACGATGGACTTTGATGGATTATTACCAGCTTTGCAGGGTAACAAAGTTGACATGCTGATTACGGCAATGAGCCCTACGCCAGAGCGAAAACAGGGAGCAAAGTTTAGTAAGGTATATTACCGTAGTACGAATACTTTGCTAGTTCGTAAGTCTGAAGCTAAAAAGTATGAGAATACAAAGAATTTTGCCAATGCAACAATTGCAGTTGTGAATAATTCAACTCAAGAGGAAATGCTTAAAAAGCTTTATCCTAAAGCAAAATTTAAGAAGCTCAGTAAAGTTACTGATCTAGCCTTAGCAGTTAATAATGGTAAAGCTGATGCTTGTTCGATCGATGTGCCAACAGCAACGATTTTAGCAAGAAAGAATCCTAAATTACAGATAACTTCATTTAGACATAAAGATTCAAGCCTTGGTGCTGCAATTGCAATGCCCAAGAATGCAAGTTCAGATCTTGTGAAGACAGTTAATAAGGTGGTTACTGAAAATAAGGCACAATATGCACAATGGGTAATTGATTACGCCAAAAAAGTTAAGTAA
- a CDS encoding GntR family transcriptional regulator — MTKTGSLYSQVMEKIRQKIISGEYPINSKLPNEFALCEQFGVSRVTLRKAIKGLVKDGLVEKVQGVGTFVRKPQTVRRIVKSSRVESFSKTAKKEGFNPSAKTIEIKEVITPDDLKDVLETERSLMIERVHLIEDDPVMLECNYFPLPKFGELRNEDLTLSLYQVLHNKYGIKKLSSSDVVISIALANYNEAKYLEKSLGFPLLMLKATVVDEKGNIVHVGRQYIDSNRYEFHI, encoded by the coding sequence TTGACAAAAACAGGATCTTTATATTCACAAGTAATGGAAAAAATCAGACAGAAAATTATTTCTGGAGAATATCCGATTAATAGTAAATTACCAAATGAATTTGCATTGTGTGAACAATTTGGTGTTAGCCGAGTCACTCTGAGAAAAGCAATTAAGGGACTAGTCAAAGATGGTCTAGTCGAAAAAGTACAAGGAGTAGGAACCTTTGTTCGTAAACCGCAAACAGTTAGAAGAATTGTTAAGTCTTCTAGAGTTGAAAGCTTCTCTAAAACGGCAAAAAAGGAAGGCTTTAATCCAAGTGCGAAAACAATTGAGATTAAAGAGGTAATCACTCCTGATGATTTAAAGGATGTTTTAGAAACAGAGCGTTCATTAATGATTGAACGTGTACACTTGATTGAAGACGATCCGGTAATGCTTGAGTGCAATTATTTTCCGTTACCGAAATTTGGAGAACTTAGAAATGAAGATCTTACTTTATCGCTTTATCAAGTATTGCATAATAAATATGGGATAAAGAAGTTATCTTCAAGTGATGTGGTCATTTCAATTGCTTTAGCTAATTATAATGAGGCGAAGTATTTGGAAAAATCACTTGGCTTTCCATTGTTAATGTTAAAGGCAACAGTAGTTGATGAAAAAGGCAATATTGTTCATGTAGGAAGACAGTATATTGATTCTAATCGGTATGAATTCCATATTTAG
- a CDS encoding SIS domain-containing protein, translating into MDFEKVRTIVKDIKKNQPKIDRVLFVGCGASMADLYPGYYFISHESENLLTSIHTANEFNYDTPKGIGEHTVVITASLGGTTPESVAATKKARELGAHVVSLSNSEESPIIKETQYKIIHGFHKNYAEKVEKMSYCLALAIEIVKEFEGYDYYDEAVKAFDGMPDLIENAVKSVGPAAKEFAEKYKDEKTIYVLSSGATFGAAYSTASFLFMEMQWIAAPTINTGEYFHGPFELTETDAPYLLFMNDGSTRHLDARALTFMQRFDAKITNIDAKDYGLNEIASENVIDYFNPMILTGVMRVYAEELAIARKHPLTKRRYMWKLTY; encoded by the coding sequence ATGGATTTTGAAAAAGTTAGAACAATTGTTAAGGATATAAAGAAGAATCAACCTAAAATTGATCGGGTCCTGTTTGTAGGCTGTGGTGCTTCAATGGCAGATCTTTATCCAGGTTATTACTTTATTTCTCATGAAAGTGAAAACTTGTTGACATCAATTCATACGGCAAATGAATTTAATTATGATACACCTAAAGGTATTGGTGAACATACTGTAGTTATTACTGCATCATTGGGTGGTACAACCCCTGAATCAGTAGCCGCAACTAAGAAGGCAAGAGAATTAGGTGCACATGTAGTATCACTTTCTAATAGTGAAGAATCACCAATTATTAAGGAAACTCAATATAAGATTATTCATGGATTCCACAAGAATTATGCCGAAAAAGTAGAAAAGATGTCATATTGTTTAGCTTTGGCAATTGAAATTGTTAAAGAATTTGAAGGATATGATTATTACGATGAAGCAGTTAAAGCCTTTGATGGTATGCCAGATTTGATTGAAAATGCAGTTAAATCTGTTGGTCCTGCAGCTAAAGAATTTGCTGAAAAATATAAGGATGAAAAAACTATTTACGTTTTAAGTAGTGGTGCTACCTTTGGTGCAGCCTATTCAACTGCCTCATTCCTATTTATGGAAATGCAATGGATTGCTGCTCCTACAATTAATACTGGTGAATATTTCCACGGTCCGTTTGAACTAACAGAAACTGACGCACCATACTTACTATTTATGAACGATGGCAGTACACGTCACCTTGACGCTAGAGCATTGACTTTCATGCAAAGATTTGACGCTAAAATTACTAATATCGATGCTAAAGACTATGGTCTAAACGAGATTGCTAGTGAAAATGTCATTGACTACTTCAATCCAATGATTTTGACAGGTGTAATGCGGGTATATGCTGAAGAATTAGCCATTGCAAGAAAGCACCCATTGACTAAGCGTCGCTACATGTGGAAGTTAACTTATTAA
- a CDS encoding PTS system mannose/fructose/sorbose family transporter subunit IID → MTEEKQTNKKLRHKFWQFFWRSWAIQTSWNYEAQMNMGFMYGMAPTIDEIYGKEPATPEKLDKKKEAYHRHMAFFNCTPQLTSFVLGLSSAMEEEYAANPDTFDPDSINGVKTSLMGPLSGIGDSLFQGTIKIVAFGLGINMAQQGNIFGPILAMLISIIPSALVTYWGGKWGYLEGKKNIQKLIGNGTINRIMSLMNVIGLMVIGAMIATMIGITTPVKFGKSFVLQKTLDSIFPQMLPLAFTMVMFYLIKKKVNTAWIMVICIVGGILLSVLGIFK, encoded by the coding sequence ATGACTGAAGAAAAACAAACTAATAAAAAATTGCGTCATAAGTTTTGGCAATTCTTCTGGCGGTCATGGGCAATTCAAACTTCTTGGAATTATGAAGCACAAATGAATATGGGATTCATGTACGGAATGGCACCAACGATTGATGAAATCTATGGTAAAGAGCCAGCAACTCCTGAAAAATTGGACAAGAAAAAAGAAGCATATCATCGCCACATGGCTTTCTTTAACTGTACCCCGCAGTTAACGTCATTTGTTTTGGGATTATCTTCTGCGATGGAAGAAGAATATGCCGCAAATCCAGATACTTTTGACCCAGATTCAATTAATGGTGTTAAAACTTCATTAATGGGACCTTTGTCTGGTATTGGTGACTCGCTTTTCCAAGGAACGATTAAGATTGTTGCCTTTGGATTGGGAATAAATATGGCTCAACAAGGCAATATTTTCGGTCCGATCCTAGCTATGTTGATTTCAATTATCCCGTCAGCCCTTGTTACCTATTGGGGCGGTAAATGGGGCTATCTTGAAGGTAAAAAGAATATTCAAAAGTTGATTGGTAACGGTACAATTAACCGAATTATGTCGCTGATGAATGTCATTGGATTAATGGTCATTGGGGCAATGATTGCTACCATGATTGGGATTACAACGCCTGTTAAATTTGGTAAATCTTTTGTATTGCAAAAGACGTTAGATTCGATTTTTCCACAGATGTTGCCATTAGCATTTACGATGGTAATGTTTTACCTAATTAAAAAGAAGGTAAACACTGCTTGGATTATGGTTATCTGTATTGTCGGTGGTATTTTGTTAAGTGTTTTAGGCATCTTTAAATAG
- a CDS encoding PTS sugar transporter subunit IIC — translation MFWKAFVVALIGVFAMFDSRLLGRENFEQPLVVSTLVGLALGDVSKGLLVGATLQLVTMGVVQVGAAVPPDWVLGSVVASAFAILSHTRAQVALTVALPVAVLGQLVAIVVRMLFSSFNGLVNRAIDQGKFRKARNYHIVYGPIIYGLLYFIPVFFAIYLGTDIVTSLVHMIPAWLTDGLTLASKILPAYGFALLMSTMITKKNAVYLFIGFFIAAYGNLSVIGVAIFAVLLAIVLNKFMGNDNSANPEAATAEKADDLDDLEEL, via the coding sequence ATGTTCTGGAAAGCATTTGTTGTCGCCTTGATAGGTGTATTTGCAATGTTTGATTCAAGGCTACTTGGACGTGAAAATTTTGAGCAGCCATTAGTTGTTAGTACTTTAGTTGGATTAGCATTAGGAGACGTATCTAAAGGTTTATTAGTTGGAGCCACTTTGCAGCTGGTAACGATGGGGGTAGTTCAAGTTGGTGCTGCAGTTCCTCCAGATTGGGTTTTAGGTTCTGTAGTTGCTTCAGCATTTGCAATTTTGTCACATACGAGAGCTCAAGTGGCACTAACAGTGGCATTACCTGTTGCAGTTTTAGGTCAATTAGTAGCTATTGTAGTTAGAATGTTGTTTTCTTCATTTAATGGTTTGGTGAATAGAGCGATTGATCAGGGGAAATTTCGCAAAGCTAGGAATTACCATATTGTCTATGGTCCAATTATTTATGGATTGTTATACTTTATTCCCGTATTCTTTGCTATTTATCTGGGAACTGACATAGTTACTAGCCTTGTCCATATGATTCCAGCTTGGTTAACAGATGGGTTGACCTTAGCAAGTAAGATTTTGCCAGCATATGGGTTTGCATTACTGATGTCAACGATGATTACTAAGAAAAATGCAGTTTACTTATTTATAGGATTCTTTATTGCAGCCTATGGTAACTTATCTGTCATTGGTGTTGCTATCTTTGCAGTTTTATTAGCAATCGTTCTTAACAAATTTATGGGTAATGATAATTCGGCAAATCCAGAAGCTGCTACGGCTGAAAAAGCCGATGATCTAGATGATTTAGAAGAATTATAG
- a CDS encoding PTS sugar transporter subunit IIB — MIKLIRVDHRLLHGQVIFSWSKFASIERIIVIDTATANDDFKKMSLKLAKPEDIKLNVFSVDAAIAKMEQIKALKDNVMLIFAQVSELAKFVEAYGHVDEINYGGIPDRPNAKRYSNAVFLTPEEVDLTKKMCDQGIDIVMQQVPSSGKEFLNKIL, encoded by the coding sequence ATGATAAAGCTGATTAGGGTCGATCATCGATTACTTCATGGACAGGTAATCTTTTCATGGTCAAAGTTTGCTAGCATAGAACGAATTATTGTGATTGATACAGCAACCGCAAATGATGATTTTAAGAAGATGTCTTTAAAACTGGCTAAACCAGAAGATATCAAATTGAATGTTTTCAGTGTTGATGCAGCAATAGCTAAAATGGAACAAATTAAGGCACTTAAAGATAATGTTATGCTTATCTTTGCACAAGTTTCGGAGCTAGCGAAATTTGTTGAGGCTTATGGACATGTAGATGAAATCAATTATGGTGGTATACCAGATCGTCCCAATGCGAAACGTTACAGTAATGCCGTGTTCTTAACACCAGAAGAAGTTGATCTAACTAAAAAAATGTGTGATCAAGGCATCGATATCGTAATGCAGCAAGTTCCATCATCTGGAAAGGAATTTTTAAATAAAATTCTCTAA
- a CDS encoding sugar isomerase: MKIQEEVKQTVKAAIAKVNSKGTLKQVLWVGAGGSFGGFYGANYFMQQESQGVFSSMFTSGEFIYAAPKNLDQNTLVVLCSMRGTYETIEAAKVARDHGATTIALYVDKSELVEVADFKIKYESLALDESRLERVNASIGLDIAMNLVNEVEGYQDYADAMQAFDVLDPMYRKAVDYTTPLAKEWADLNKTEKTIYVIASGPTMGAAYVFSICNLEEMLQLNSPTIHSYEYFNGPFEVTDKNKSIFQLLATGKTRPEDERALKFEQRFGGKKLYVLDGKEIGLDDLKESISPYFNHSLFSSILNNVYMRQLSYATNESFETRRYMWKETYR, encoded by the coding sequence ATGAAAATTCAAGAAGAAGTTAAGCAAACTGTTAAAGCAGCTATTGCAAAAGTTAATTCAAAAGGAACATTAAAACAAGTTTTATGGGTAGGTGCTGGAGGCTCATTTGGTGGCTTCTACGGTGCTAATTATTTTATGCAGCAGGAATCCCAAGGTGTTTTTTCAAGTATGTTCACAAGTGGTGAATTTATTTATGCAGCACCTAAAAATCTTGATCAGAATACTTTAGTGGTTTTGTGTTCAATGCGTGGAACGTATGAAACAATCGAAGCAGCTAAAGTGGCTCGTGACCATGGTGCAACTACAATTGCTTTGTATGTTGATAAATCGGAGTTGGTAGAAGTTGCAGATTTTAAGATCAAGTATGAAAGTTTGGCACTTGATGAAAGTAGATTAGAACGCGTAAATGCAAGTATTGGATTAGATATAGCAATGAACTTGGTTAACGAAGTCGAAGGTTATCAAGATTATGCTGATGCAATGCAAGCCTTTGATGTTCTAGATCCGATGTATCGTAAAGCTGTTGACTATACAACTCCTCTTGCTAAAGAATGGGCTGATTTAAATAAAACTGAAAAAACTATCTATGTAATCGCTAGTGGCCCCACAATGGGTGCTGCCTATGTCTTTTCGATCTGTAACCTAGAAGAAATGTTGCAATTGAATTCACCGACCATTCATAGTTATGAATATTTCAATGGACCGTTTGAAGTTACTGATAAGAATAAATCAATTTTTCAGTTATTAGCGACTGGAAAAACTAGACCAGAGGATGAGCGAGCTCTTAAATTTGAGCAAAGATTTGGTGGTAAAAAATTATATGTTTTAGATGGTAAAGAAATTGGTTTAGATGATTTGAAAGAAAGCATTTCGCCGTATTTTAATCACTCGCTTTTCTCTTCGATTCTTAACAATGTTTATATGCGCCAATTATCTTATGCAACTAATGAAAGCTTTGAAACACGTAGATATATGTGGAAAGAAACCTATAGATAA